A DNA window from Allokutzneria albata contains the following coding sequences:
- the egtA gene encoding ergothioneine biosynthesis glutamate--cysteine ligase EgtA, whose translation MIILTTRTAPPSAQVVSTRAHAEAYIASICFKTGPPSLVGVELEWTVHHADDPRRPLETDHLVAALGAHAPAELSGPHLPLPNGSLLTVEPGGQVEISTAPQPELSTLISVASADIAYVAELLRRCGLVLGTRGTDPFRPQKRLLDTPRYRAMERAFELIGPHGRTMMCSTAGLQVCLDAGEPHRVPVRWAAVHALGPVLTAAFANSPELGGARTGWASTRMREVAGTDPGRTSPAPVGADPARLWARHALDTPLVCLRRPGEDWSPPPGVTLGDWVDGAIVPPPTTDDIDYHISTMFPPVRPRGYIEVRYLDAQPTGEWVVPLVLLTALFHRESTVDAVLDVTVDAADRWEAAARYGLADPVLALVAARVFELGRRAIPALGLPADLTALVDEMLDGTLDSRVGDRA comes from the coding sequence GTGATCATCTTGACCACGCGCACCGCGCCGCCGAGCGCCCAGGTCGTCAGCACCCGGGCGCACGCCGAGGCCTACATCGCCTCGATCTGTTTCAAGACAGGGCCTCCGAGCCTGGTGGGCGTCGAGCTGGAGTGGACCGTCCACCACGCCGACGACCCGCGAAGACCGCTGGAAACCGACCACCTCGTCGCCGCCCTCGGCGCCCACGCGCCCGCCGAACTCAGCGGCCCGCACCTGCCCCTCCCCAACGGTTCGCTGCTCACCGTGGAGCCCGGCGGACAGGTCGAGATCTCGACCGCGCCGCAGCCCGAACTGAGCACCCTGATCTCCGTCGCCTCTGCCGACATCGCCTACGTGGCCGAACTCCTGCGCCGTTGCGGGCTCGTGCTCGGCACCAGGGGGACCGACCCGTTCCGCCCGCAGAAGCGCTTGCTGGACACGCCCCGCTACCGGGCGATGGAGCGCGCTTTCGAACTCATCGGCCCGCACGGCCGGACCATGATGTGCAGCACCGCCGGCCTGCAGGTGTGCCTCGACGCGGGGGAGCCGCACCGGGTGCCCGTGCGCTGGGCCGCGGTGCACGCGCTCGGTCCGGTGCTGACGGCGGCCTTCGCCAACTCCCCCGAACTGGGCGGCGCGCGCACCGGCTGGGCCTCCACCAGGATGCGCGAGGTCGCCGGGACCGATCCCGGTCGCACCTCGCCCGCGCCGGTCGGGGCCGATCCGGCGAGGCTGTGGGCGCGGCACGCCCTGGACACGCCGCTGGTGTGCCTGCGCCGGCCGGGGGAGGACTGGTCGCCACCGCCCGGCGTCACGCTCGGCGACTGGGTGGACGGGGCGATCGTCCCGCCGCCGACCACGGACGACATCGACTACCACATCAGCACGATGTTCCCGCCGGTCCGGCCGCGCGGCTACATCGAGGTGCGCTACCTGGACGCGCAACCGACCGGCGAGTGGGTGGTGCCGCTGGTGCTGCTCACCGCGCTGTTCCACCGGGAGTCCACTGTGGACGCGGTGCTGGACGTGACGGTGGACGCGGCCGACCGCTGGGAGGCGGCGGCGCGGTACGGACTGGCCGACCCGGTGCTGGCCCTGGTCGCCGCGCGGGTCTTCGAGCTGGGCAGGCGCGCCATCCCGGCGCTGGGACTGCCCGCCGACCTGACCGCGCTGGTGGACGAGATGCTGGACGGCACACTGGACTCGCGGGTGGGTGATCGGGCATGA